AAGTCTGCGTCTTCGGTGACTGCATATTTACCATGAGCGATCGCATCTTCAATTTCAGCTATATTTGCAACAATTTGAATATCTTCTATCCCAGCTTCTCTATAAGCTTGCTTGGCTGCATCAATTTTGCGGTTAGAGATAGCAACTAACTCCATTCCGGGGACTGAATTAATAATTTGATTGGCAATTCCGCGACCCATAAAGCCAGCACCAATCATCCCGACTTTGATAGGTCTACCTAACGCTGCACGGGCTTGTAAGGCGCGATCGATAATAATCATGAGTTTAATTCCTATATAAATTTAAGGCAGAATGCAGCCCCAATAAAATTGACTCTCGACAAATTACAAATGACTAATGACAACCTCCAAGAAGTTGTGAGATTGTTATACTGCCCCACCAACAGGCATCATGCTCAATAATGGCCAATTTAAATCTTTCTCAGAGATTTCAGTAACTTTTAAAGGCCATTGAATGTTAAAAAATGGGTCATCATAACGCAAACCGCGTTCATATCCTGGGGTGTAAAATTCACCAACTTGATAGACAACCTCAGCGTCATCTGTCAGCGCTTGATAGCCATGAGCAAACATTTCTGGTACATATAAAGCGCAGTGATTGTCTGCGGTGAGTTCCACACCAATATGGGATAAAAAGGTAGGAGACTCAGGACGCATATCAATAATTACGTCATAAATTGCGCCTTTAGTGCAGCGAATTAATTTAGTTTCTGCTGCTGGTGCAAGTTGATAGTGCATCCCTCGTAGCGTACCTTTTTTATAGTTAAAAGAGACATTACACTGAGCAACTTTTGGTTTTAAACCATGTGCCATAAATTCTTGAGCGCAGAAACTCCGAGCAAAAAAACCACGGCTATCTTGCTTTTTTTCTAATTCAATAATAAATGCATCTTTTAATTCAGTTTTGATGAAAATCATAGATAGCCTCAGAATTATTTTTTACATGAAAAACCAGTACTAAATTGTCACTTTAGCGATATCTGGTTTGGCA
The genomic region above belongs to Calothrix sp. NIES-2098 and contains:
- a CDS encoding dTDP-4-dehydrorhamnose 3,5-epimerase codes for the protein MIFIKTELKDAFIIELEKKQDSRGFFARSFCAQEFMAHGLKPKVAQCNVSFNYKKGTLRGMHYQLAPAAETKLIRCTKGAIYDVIIDMRPESPTFLSHIGVELTADNHCALYVPEMFAHGYQALTDDAEVVYQVGEFYTPGYERGLRYDDPFFNIQWPLKVTEISEKDLNWPLLSMMPVGGAV